A DNA window from Halomicrobium mukohataei DSM 12286 contains the following coding sequences:
- the secF gene encoding protein translocase subunit SecF, whose protein sequence is MNAFEVPEVDYDQYTNRQLAAVPLAVLALAILILVGWSLFVSGSVAAPGAPVTPGIDFTGGSELTVVTSMSKAEIGDEFDTEPISVQQAAENAEAETVGPNENQYIVRFQSFDTESLRDQAQSADMQLLSSSSTSATFGGDNQTTAVVGVLIAFAGMSAIVFALFRSFVPSIAVVVSAFSDIVIPLAAMNVLGIELSLGTVAALLMLIGYSVDSDILLNNHILRRSGSFYESVHRAMETGVTMTLTSLSAMAVMAVVASFFNIQLMASIGTVLVIGLAADLMNTYMLNLSLLRWYKFEGVNR, encoded by the coding sequence ATGAACGCGTTCGAGGTACCGGAGGTCGATTACGACCAGTACACGAACCGCCAGCTGGCGGCCGTGCCGCTGGCGGTGCTCGCCCTCGCGATACTGATTCTGGTCGGGTGGTCCCTGTTCGTCTCCGGATCGGTTGCAGCGCCCGGTGCGCCCGTTACGCCGGGAATCGACTTCACGGGTGGCTCCGAACTGACAGTCGTCACGTCGATGTCCAAGGCGGAGATCGGCGACGAGTTCGACACCGAACCGATCTCGGTCCAGCAGGCCGCCGAGAACGCGGAGGCCGAGACCGTCGGACCGAACGAGAACCAGTACATCGTCCGGTTCCAGTCGTTCGACACGGAGTCGCTGCGGGACCAGGCCCAGAGTGCCGACATGCAGCTCCTCTCGAGCTCGTCGACCTCTGCGACCTTCGGCGGTGACAACCAGACGACGGCGGTCGTCGGCGTGTTGATCGCCTTCGCCGGGATGAGTGCGATCGTCTTCGCGCTCTTTCGATCGTTCGTCCCGAGTATCGCGGTCGTCGTCTCCGCGTTCTCCGACATCGTCATCCCGCTGGCGGCGATGAACGTCCTCGGGATCGAGCTGTCGCTGGGGACCGTCGCCGCGCTGCTGATGCTGATCGGTTACAGCGTCGACTCGGACATCCTCCTGAACAACCACATCCTGCGTCGCTCGGGGTCGTTCTACGAGAGCGTCCACCGCGCGATGGAGACCGGTGTGACGATGACACTCACGTCGCTGTCGGCGATGGCAGTGATGGCAGTGGTCGCTTCGTTCTTCAACATCCAGCTGATGGCCTCGATCGGGACTGTGCTGGTGATCGGGCTGGCGGCCGACCTGATGAACACCTACATGTTGAACCTCTCGTTGCTTCGCTGGTACAAGTTCGAGGGGGTGAACCGATGA
- a CDS encoding succinic semialdehyde dehydrogenase, with translation MDTVDAERRLPERTRERLRDRVTRTGERDDLEVTAPYTGERVGSVPLCTADDVAAAIERARAAGAAWAERPVERRAAILQSVADEMLDDRAGLLDTVQLETGKARFDALEELLDVVLNADYYARKGPDYLAPDERTGGLPLVTTAREYHDPVGVVGLIEPWNYPLTLAISDMLPALLAGNGVVLKPAEATPFTALRAVELLDRAGVPTDLVQVVTGRGETLGEPLIEGIDHLTFTGSTATGRVVAGLAGRQLVDASLELGGKNSAVVLEDADIADAARGIARGAFANAGQLCISFERVFVDQRIYDDFRDALVRATERLDVGASFDFEPDVGSLIADHQLETVQAHVADARERGATVETGGQRREDVGPLCYEPTVLTGLPADADAAREETFGPVLSVTPVAGSEEAIERANDTDYGLHASVWTGDTERGRRVARRIEAGSVSVNDGYLGMWASTDAPMGGVDDSGIGRRHGRQGIEKYTETQTVTTQRGPPLAPVDGVPKRWIGRAAQAGVEALRWWRRHRPGGP, from the coding sequence ATGGACACGGTCGACGCCGAGAGACGGCTGCCCGAACGGACGCGCGAGCGGCTCAGAGACCGGGTGACCCGGACGGGCGAACGGGACGACCTCGAAGTGACTGCCCCCTACACCGGCGAGCGGGTTGGGTCGGTGCCGCTGTGTACGGCCGACGACGTGGCGGCTGCCATCGAGCGCGCACGGGCGGCCGGAGCAGCGTGGGCCGAGCGGCCGGTCGAACGGCGGGCGGCGATCCTCCAGTCCGTCGCCGACGAGATGCTCGACGACCGGGCCGGCCTGCTCGACACCGTCCAGTTGGAGACCGGGAAGGCCCGCTTCGACGCCCTCGAAGAGCTGCTCGACGTGGTCCTCAACGCCGACTACTACGCGCGAAAGGGGCCGGACTATCTGGCCCCGGACGAGCGAACGGGCGGGCTCCCGCTCGTGACGACGGCGAGGGAGTACCACGATCCGGTCGGCGTGGTGGGGCTGATCGAGCCCTGGAACTATCCGCTGACGCTCGCGATCTCCGACATGCTGCCGGCGCTGCTGGCGGGCAACGGCGTCGTGCTGAAGCCAGCCGAGGCGACGCCGTTTACCGCGCTGCGAGCCGTCGAACTGCTGGACCGGGCGGGCGTCCCGACCGATCTCGTCCAGGTCGTGACCGGGCGCGGCGAGACGCTGGGCGAGCCGCTCATCGAGGGGATCGACCACCTCACGTTCACCGGCTCGACGGCGACCGGGCGGGTCGTCGCCGGGCTGGCCGGCCGACAGCTCGTCGACGCGTCGCTGGAGCTGGGCGGGAAGAACTCGGCGGTCGTGCTGGAGGACGCGGACATCGCGGACGCCGCGCGTGGGATCGCGCGCGGAGCCTTCGCGAACGCCGGTCAGCTGTGTATCTCCTTCGAGCGCGTCTTCGTCGATCAGCGGATCTACGACGACTTCCGCGACGCGCTGGTCCGAGCGACCGAACGGCTCGACGTGGGTGCGAGCTTCGACTTCGAGCCGGACGTGGGGTCGCTGATCGCCGACCACCAACTGGAGACCGTCCAGGCCCACGTCGCCGACGCCCGCGAGCGCGGCGCGACCGTCGAGACGGGCGGTCAGCGCCGCGAGGACGTGGGACCGCTGTGTTACGAACCGACGGTACTGACGGGGCTGCCCGCGGACGCCGACGCCGCCCGTGAGGAGACGTTCGGGCCGGTGCTGTCGGTGACGCCGGTCGCCGGCAGCGAGGAGGCGATCGAGCGCGCCAACGACACCGACTACGGGCTCCACGCCAGCGTCTGGACCGGTGACACGGAGCGCGGGCGACGAGTCGCCCGCCGGATCGAGGCGGGCTCGGTCTCCGTCAACGACGGCTATCTCGGGATGTGGGCCTCGACGGACGCGCCGATGGGCGGCGTCGACGACTCGGGGATCGGCCGCCGTCACGGCCGCCAGGGGATCGAGAAGTACACCGAGACACAGACGGTCACGACCCAGCGCGGACCGCCGCTGGCTCCCGTCGACGGCGTCCCCAAGCGCTGGATCGGGCGGGCGGCACAGGCCGGCGTCGAGGCCCTGCGCTGGTGGCGTCGCCACCGCCCGGGAGGACCGTAG
- a CDS encoding DUF4397 domain-containing protein, with amino-acid sequence MSRNARTIGALIASLLVAGSLLTAGGVVATQLTDDSAEPATQDTSYLRVAHASPDAPAVDVTVDNETVVADLSFGEVGEYLTLSAGTYNVTIAANESGTVVFDDTVTVDPRSVTTVAAAGEVSEDATVPFSPILYDDNAYEPAAGESAISVLHLSPDAPAVDVTVGTGNETTVLAENVSYGEASDYVTVPAGNYTVDVREATADNDGPIVATTEIALDNGSAHSALAIGTVDGESEPFQVIRTEDATVDVELPDTETPTPTITPPPVDNATETPGENTTETPGDTTTETESGESTMTEAPSPTETSEPVETEAGA; translated from the coding sequence ATGTCACGAAACGCACGGACGATCGGTGCGCTGATCGCGTCGCTACTGGTGGCCGGCAGTCTCCTGACGGCCGGCGGTGTCGTCGCGACACAGCTGACCGACGACAGCGCGGAGCCGGCGACACAGGACACGTCGTATCTCCGCGTCGCACACGCTTCCCCCGACGCGCCGGCAGTCGACGTGACCGTCGACAACGAGACCGTCGTCGCGGATCTCTCCTTCGGCGAGGTCGGTGAGTACCTGACGCTGTCGGCGGGGACGTACAACGTCACGATCGCCGCCAACGAGTCCGGGACCGTCGTCTTCGACGACACGGTGACGGTCGACCCCCGTTCGGTCACGACCGTCGCGGCGGCCGGCGAAGTGAGCGAGGACGCGACCGTTCCGTTCTCGCCGATCCTCTACGACGACAACGCCTACGAGCCGGCAGCCGGTGAGTCGGCAATCAGCGTCCTCCACCTCTCGCCCGACGCGCCGGCCGTCGACGTGACCGTCGGCACGGGCAACGAGACGACCGTCCTCGCGGAGAACGTCTCCTACGGCGAGGCGTCGGACTACGTCACCGTCCCGGCCGGGAACTACACCGTCGACGTTCGCGAGGCGACCGCGGACAACGACGGACCGATCGTGGCGACGACCGAGATCGCACTGGACAACGGCAGCGCCCACTCCGCGCTGGCGATCGGGACCGTCGACGGCGAGAGCGAACCGTTCCAGGTGATCCGCACGGAGGACGCGACCGTCGACGTGGAACTGCCCGACACCGAGACGCCCACGCCGACGATCACGCCGCCGCCGGTCGACAACGCGACCGAGACGCCCGGTGAGAACACGACTGAGACGCCCGGCGATACCACGACCGAGACTGAATCGGGAGAGAGTACGATGACGGAAGCGCCGTCGCCGACCGAGACCTCGGAGCCGGTCGAGACCGAAGCGGGTGCTTGA
- a CDS encoding CopG family transcriptional regulator, translated as MPTRYTVVCDDDQVRAISRLAHRYGITEEEVLEQLLDLGLEAAEESTV; from the coding sequence ATGCCAACCCGGTACACGGTCGTGTGCGACGACGACCAGGTCAGGGCGATCAGTCGGCTGGCCCACCGGTACGGGATCACCGAGGAGGAGGTCCTCGAACAGTTGCTCGACCTCGGACTCGAAGCCGCCGAGGAGTCGACGGTTTAA
- a CDS encoding DUF5812 family protein: MKSSTFLVTAADDETATLRDVVDQQVVTLSENPGLAADEVIEATVEPEPPLEVAYQIVELERQWEIPVERSPESPTTLARDIAAEQADGEITKRERAGEGEVHVLTVPDAEAAADDVLDDDATRERAARLGVDRVSVRAGDGVVSVRYLPN; this comes from the coding sequence ATGAAATCGAGCACGTTCCTCGTGACCGCTGCCGACGACGAGACGGCGACGCTGCGCGACGTGGTCGACCAGCAGGTCGTCACGCTCTCGGAGAATCCTGGCCTCGCCGCCGACGAGGTGATCGAGGCCACCGTCGAACCGGAACCACCGCTCGAAGTCGCCTACCAGATCGTCGAGCTCGAGCGCCAGTGGGAGATCCCGGTCGAGCGGAGCCCGGAATCGCCGACGACTCTCGCTCGCGACATCGCCGCCGAGCAGGCCGACGGCGAGATCACCAAACGCGAACGCGCCGGTGAGGGCGAGGTCCACGTCCTGACGGTTCCCGATGCCGAGGCAGCAGCCGACGACGTGCTCGACGACGACGCGACCAGGGAACGAGCCGCCCGGCTCGGCGTCGATCGAGTCAGTGTGCGGGCCGGCGACGGCGTCGTCTCGGTCCGGTACCTGCCGAACTGA
- a CDS encoding CPBP family intramembrane glutamic endopeptidase, with amino-acid sequence MGSDLYHTADRSVRLEAAVTSLAVIAFAYLVGLVLASLGVSVADALGVTEATAPVVYYSVQYALLPAGFLVAVFGYRQSRETDGLVRFHTPTIRDLSWIVLGFLVLLAASTALEQIVGLLGVETAQNQAILTGREHPLLFLILLPITVVLVAPGEELLFRGLVQGKFRQAYGSVPAVVIASLLFGLSHSGALSGAGTVTYLAVATVLGLVLGAVYERTESILVPIGIHAAWNVSIYLGEWLRAVYGLSILG; translated from the coding sequence ATGGGGTCGGATCTGTACCACACCGCCGATCGCTCGGTACGACTGGAGGCCGCCGTCACGTCGCTGGCCGTGATCGCGTTCGCCTATCTGGTGGGACTCGTCCTCGCGTCGCTGGGCGTCAGCGTCGCCGACGCGCTCGGAGTCACCGAGGCGACCGCACCGGTCGTCTACTACTCGGTGCAGTACGCGCTCTTGCCGGCCGGCTTCCTGGTGGCCGTGTTCGGATACCGCCAGAGCCGCGAGACGGACGGGCTCGTTCGATTTCACACTCCGACGATCCGAGACCTGAGCTGGATCGTGCTGGGCTTTCTCGTCTTGCTGGCCGCGTCGACTGCCCTAGAGCAGATCGTCGGACTGCTGGGCGTCGAGACGGCACAGAACCAGGCGATCCTCACGGGCCGGGAGCACCCGCTCCTGTTTCTGATCTTGCTCCCGATCACGGTGGTGCTGGTCGCTCCGGGCGAGGAGCTGCTCTTTCGCGGGCTCGTCCAGGGGAAGTTCCGCCAGGCGTACGGCTCGGTGCCGGCGGTCGTGATCGCGAGCCTGCTGTTCGGACTCTCCCACTCCGGGGCGCTGTCCGGAGCGGGAACGGTGACCTACCTCGCCGTGGCGACGGTGCTGGGACTGGTGCTGGGTGCCGTCTACGAACGCACCGAGAGTATCCTCGTTCCGATCGGGATCCACGCGGCCTGGAACGTCTCGATCTACCTCGGAGAGTGGCTCCGGGCCGTCTACGGACTCTCGATACTTGGATAG
- a CDS encoding translation initiation factor IF-2 subunit beta, which translates to MNYDAALDRAFDALPDQPRDAGERLSVPDPEGQTDGAFTRLTNLQAIADALSREAKHVHRTIQREFGTNGQFDGNEARYNGDFAVSDFEAAIDAYVAEYVTCSECGLPDTRLTTEDGVDMLRCEACGAFRPVTKESTKNTQTDRPTLEEGETYEVKITGTGREGDGVAEKGKYTIFVPGAQEGDEVEIYIENISGTLAFSRLA; encoded by the coding sequence ATGAACTACGATGCAGCCCTCGATCGGGCGTTCGACGCGCTCCCCGACCAGCCGCGGGACGCGGGTGAACGCCTGTCGGTTCCGGACCCCGAAGGACAGACGGACGGCGCGTTCACACGACTGACGAACCTCCAGGCCATCGCCGACGCGCTCTCGCGAGAGGCAAAGCACGTCCACCGGACGATCCAGCGCGAATTCGGGACCAACGGCCAGTTCGACGGCAACGAAGCGCGCTACAACGGTGACTTCGCCGTCAGCGACTTCGAGGCCGCTATCGACGCCTACGTCGCCGAGTACGTCACCTGCTCGGAGTGTGGCCTGCCCGACACCCGACTCACCACCGAGGACGGCGTCGACATGCTCCGCTGTGAGGCCTGCGGTGCCTTCCGCCCCGTCACCAAGGAGTCGACCAAGAACACCCAGACCGACCGGCCGACCCTCGAAGAGGGCGAGACCTACGAGGTCAAGATCACCGGCACCGGCCGCGAGGGCGACGGCGTCGCCGAGAAGGGCAAGTACACGATCTTCGTCCCCGGCGCCCAGGAAGGCGACGAGGTGGAGATCTACATCGAGAACATCAGCGGGACGCTGGCCTTCTCGCGGCTCGCGTAA
- the rnhB gene encoding ribonuclease HII — translation MRFGVDEAGKGPVLGSMFAAAVRCDPGDLPDGVGDSKGIPDERRERLAEAIRSVAAVGLAEITPERIDDPETDMNTLTVAAHAEALSAVATDGLSGLVDAGDTDAERFGRRVADRVDSEIDLGSAHGADETDPLVGAASIVAKSAREAHVAALADEFGAVGSGYPSDPATREFLKRYVDEHGALPDCARTSWSTCDDVLAAAEQSSLASF, via the coding sequence ATGCGATTTGGCGTCGACGAGGCCGGAAAGGGGCCGGTGCTGGGATCGATGTTCGCCGCGGCGGTCCGCTGTGATCCCGGCGACCTCCCCGACGGCGTCGGTGACTCGAAGGGGATTCCCGACGAGCGACGGGAGCGACTGGCCGAGGCGATCCGGTCGGTCGCGGCGGTCGGGCTCGCCGAGATCACGCCCGAACGGATCGACGATCCCGAGACGGACATGAACACGCTGACCGTCGCCGCCCACGCCGAGGCGCTCTCGGCGGTCGCGACCGACGGTCTCTCGGGGCTGGTCGACGCCGGAGACACGGACGCCGAGCGGTTCGGCCGGCGGGTGGCCGACCGGGTCGACTCCGAAATCGACCTCGGCTCCGCACACGGGGCCGACGAGACCGACCCGCTCGTCGGAGCGGCCAGTATCGTCGCCAAGTCCGCCCGCGAGGCCCACGTCGCGGCGCTGGCCGACGAGTTCGGAGCCGTCGGCAGCGGCTACCCGAGCGATCCGGCGACACGCGAGTTTCTGAAACGGTACGTCGACGAGCACGGCGCGTTGCCCGACTGCGCGCGGACCTCGTGGTCGACCTGCGACGACGTGCTCGCCGCCGCCGAACAGTCCTCGCTGGCGTCGTTCTGA
- a CDS encoding deoxyhypusine synthase, whose amino-acid sequence MSDDERETFSHDPIDHADVRGGMTVGELVEQYGAAGIGAADLHEAVDIFAAMCDDDVTTFLGLAGAMVPTGMRQIVADLIRDGHVDALVTTGANLTHDTIEAIGGKHHHGKVHAEGKSEREHDETLRDEGVDRIYNVYLPQEHFALFESHLRDEVFPVLAEECDDGGVSIQRLTEELGRANAEVNESEDIDEGAGIAAAAYEHDVPIHCPAVQDSVLGLQSWMYSQTSPFTLDALGDMTAITDLAYEADEAGALVVGGGVPKNYVLQTMLVSPDAYDYAVQLTMDQPNTGGLSGATLDEARSWGKLEKAARNASVYADATITLPLLVAGARERIE is encoded by the coding sequence ATGAGCGACGACGAGCGAGAAACCTTCAGTCACGACCCGATCGATCACGCGGACGTTCGGGGCGGGATGACCGTCGGCGAACTGGTCGAGCAGTACGGCGCGGCGGGGATCGGTGCGGCGGACCTCCACGAGGCCGTCGACATCTTCGCGGCGATGTGTGACGACGACGTGACGACCTTCCTCGGGCTCGCGGGTGCGATGGTGCCCACGGGGATGCGTCAGATCGTCGCCGATCTGATCCGGGACGGCCACGTCGACGCGCTGGTGACGACGGGCGCGAACCTCACCCACGACACCATCGAGGCCATCGGCGGCAAGCACCACCACGGAAAGGTCCACGCCGAAGGCAAGTCCGAACGCGAGCACGACGAGACGCTGCGCGACGAGGGCGTCGACCGCATCTACAACGTCTACCTCCCGCAGGAACACTTCGCGCTGTTCGAGTCGCACCTCCGCGACGAGGTCTTTCCCGTCCTCGCCGAGGAGTGTGACGACGGCGGCGTCTCCATCCAGCGGCTCACCGAGGAGCTGGGGCGGGCCAACGCCGAGGTCAACGAGTCCGAAGACATCGACGAGGGGGCCGGCATCGCCGCCGCCGCCTACGAGCACGACGTGCCGATCCACTGTCCGGCCGTCCAGGACTCCGTGCTGGGGCTCCAGTCGTGGATGTACTCACAGACCTCGCCCTTTACCCTGGACGCGCTGGGGGACATGACCGCGATCACCGACCTGGCCTACGAGGCCGACGAGGCCGGCGCGCTGGTCGTCGGCGGCGGCGTCCCGAAGAACTACGTCCTCCAGACGATGCTGGTCTCGCCCGACGCCTACGACTACGCGGTCCAGCTGACGATGGACCAGCCAAACACCGGCGGCCTCTCCGGCGCGACGCTGGACGAAGCCCGATCCTGGGGGAAACTGGAGAAGGCCGCCCGCAACGCCTCGGTGTACGCCGACGCGACGATCACGCTGCCGCTGCTGGTCGCCGGAGCCCGCGAGCGAATCGAATAG
- a CDS encoding preprotein translocase subunit SecD produces MSGLRDNWRIILLVVLALGSTVTLLVPGATVATGDNATAQTDGANASAAGITNLQYGIQLDGGSRIRAPIVGITAENVDIQPVGRGDETNETIAIEDELVSQLGVDPVDVNARAPNEPNADGTVEVYTENVTQAELAAALQEQGYDVSESDVRDGVTRATRDEMVEVIDEKLSQSALSGGSVQSAQSATGQNFVVIEAPGRDIDELRSIVANRGIVRVYGGYAADNGTFVRQQIVSREDIDGIGNARKVDGRQGYRVSVTIREDAVDQFLDGVRATGLDEPNTARGAISCEYNAENPNQSSGKCLIASLNNEVVTAKGVSPGLVQLFADGSFANDPTFVIETNTREEARNIELSLKAGQPLPAPLDFQNAQTTSLEPALADQFKTNSLITGIIAVLAVSIAVYLRYGDPRVAVPMIVTALSEVLLLLGFVSAIQFPLDLSHIAGFIAVIGTGVDDLIIIADEILQREGVATGRVFQNRFRKAFWVIGAAAATTIIAMSPLTVLGLGDLTGFAIITIVGVLIGVLITRPAYGDILRRLVLDEEERSE; encoded by the coding sequence ATGAGCGGGCTCCGCGACAACTGGCGGATCATCCTGCTGGTCGTGCTCGCCCTCGGGAGTACCGTGACGCTACTGGTCCCCGGCGCGACGGTCGCGACCGGCGACAACGCGACGGCCCAGACCGACGGCGCGAACGCCTCCGCGGCGGGCATCACGAACCTCCAGTACGGGATTCAACTCGACGGCGGTTCGCGCATCCGAGCACCGATCGTCGGGATCACCGCCGAAAACGTCGACATCCAGCCCGTCGGCCGTGGTGACGAGACCAACGAGACGATCGCCATCGAGGACGAACTCGTCTCGCAACTCGGCGTCGATCCCGTCGACGTGAACGCGCGCGCACCCAACGAGCCAAACGCCGACGGCACCGTCGAGGTGTACACCGAGAACGTCACGCAGGCCGAACTCGCCGCCGCCCTCCAAGAGCAGGGCTACGACGTGTCCGAGAGCGACGTTCGCGACGGCGTGACCCGAGCGACCCGCGACGAGATGGTCGAAGTGATAGACGAGAAGCTCTCCCAGTCCGCGCTCAGCGGCGGGAGCGTCCAGTCGGCCCAGTCGGCCACCGGACAGAACTTCGTCGTCATCGAGGCACCGGGCCGCGACATCGACGAGCTCCGCTCGATCGTCGCCAACCGCGGGATCGTCCGCGTGTACGGTGGCTACGCCGCCGACAACGGAACGTTCGTCCGCCAGCAGATCGTCAGCCGGGAGGACATCGACGGCATCGGGAACGCCCGAAAGGTCGACGGGCGACAGGGGTACCGGGTCAGCGTCACGATTCGAGAAGACGCGGTCGACCAGTTCCTCGACGGTGTTCGGGCGACCGGACTCGACGAGCCAAACACCGCACGCGGGGCGATCAGCTGCGAGTACAACGCCGAGAACCCGAACCAGAGCTCGGGCAAGTGTCTGATCGCGTCGCTGAACAACGAGGTCGTCACCGCCAAGGGCGTCTCGCCGGGGCTGGTCCAGCTCTTTGCCGACGGGAGTTTCGCGAACGATCCGACCTTCGTCATCGAGACCAACACCCGCGAGGAAGCGCGCAACATCGAGCTCAGCCTGAAGGCGGGCCAGCCACTGCCCGCGCCGCTCGACTTCCAGAACGCACAGACCACCTCGCTGGAGCCGGCACTGGCAGACCAGTTCAAGACGAACTCGCTGATCACGGGTATCATCGCCGTCCTCGCGGTGTCGATCGCCGTCTACCTGCGCTACGGCGATCCCCGCGTGGCGGTGCCGATGATCGTCACCGCACTCTCCGAGGTGTTGCTCCTGCTCGGGTTCGTCTCGGCCATCCAGTTCCCGCTGGACCTGTCACACATCGCCGGGTTCATCGCGGTGATCGGGACGGGGGTGGACGACCTGATCATCATCGCCGACGAGATCCTCCAACGCGAGGGGGTCGCCACGGGCCGAGTGTTCCAGAACCGCTTCCGCAAGGCGTTCTGGGTGATCGGAGCCGCCGCCGCGACGACGATCATCGCCATGAGCCCGCTGACGGTGCTCGGTCTCGGTGATCTCACCGGGTTCGCCATCATCACCATCGTCGGCGTCCTCATCGGCGTCCTGATCACGCGGCCGGCCTACGGTGACATCCTCCGCCGGCTGGTGCTGGACGAGGAAGAGCGAAGCGAGTAG
- a CDS encoding cold-shock protein — protein MANGTVDFFNDTGGYGFIETEDADDDVFFHMEDVGGPDLEEGTDVDFDIEQADKGPRATNVVRN, from the coding sequence ATGGCAAACGGTACTGTCGATTTCTTCAACGACACAGGCGGTTACGGTTTCATCGAGACAGAGGATGCGGACGACGACGTTTTCTTCCACATGGAAGACGTGGGCGGCCCGGACCTCGAAGAAGGCACAGACGTCGATTTCGACATCGAACAGGCCGACAAAGGCCCCCGCGCGACGAACGTCGTCCGCAACTAA
- a CDS encoding SDR family oxidoreductase, whose translation MQFLTGFPGFLGSALVERLLERGDEQITCLVQPAYREEARRRRRSLTEAAGVEAGRVRLVEGDITDPDLGLDDPASLRAATRTVYHLAAVYDLGVEHRLAERVNVDGTEHVLAFAERAGVDRLHYVSTCYVSGRHDGAFTHADLDVGQSFNNHYEATKFAAEVAVQERMAAGLPATIYRPAIAVGDSQIGATQKYDGPYYLLALLRRQPRIAVAPAPAKPTTMNVVPRDFVVDAVAALSARADTVGEVYQLCNPHPPTVVGILRAFGRATGQTVVPLRGTAGCSTALLDRLPGVAERYGLEPAAMPYLTHPTTYTDTNTRSALSGTGIACPLFESYADRLVAYASEHPGIDDSAMV comes from the coding sequence GTGCAGTTTCTCACCGGCTTCCCCGGCTTCCTGGGGTCGGCACTGGTCGAGCGGCTGCTGGAGCGTGGCGACGAACAGATCACCTGCCTGGTCCAGCCGGCCTACCGAGAGGAGGCCCGGCGACGGCGGCGATCGCTGACCGAGGCCGCCGGAGTCGAGGCCGGACGAGTCCGGCTCGTCGAGGGCGACATCACCGATCCCGACCTCGGGCTGGACGACCCAGCGTCGCTGCGAGCGGCGACGAGGACGGTGTATCACCTGGCCGCGGTGTACGACCTCGGCGTCGAGCACCGGCTGGCCGAGCGGGTCAACGTCGACGGGACCGAGCACGTGCTGGCGTTCGCAGAACGGGCGGGCGTCGACCGCTTGCACTACGTCAGCACCTGCTACGTCAGCGGCCGCCACGACGGAGCGTTCACGCACGCGGACCTCGACGTCGGGCAGTCGTTCAACAACCACTACGAAGCGACGAAGTTCGCCGCCGAGGTCGCCGTCCAGGAGCGAATGGCCGCGGGCCTGCCGGCGACGATCTACCGGCCGGCGATCGCCGTCGGCGACAGCCAGATCGGCGCGACCCAGAAGTACGACGGCCCCTACTACCTCCTGGCCCTGCTCCGTCGCCAGCCACGGATCGCCGTCGCGCCCGCACCCGCAAAGCCGACGACGATGAACGTCGTGCCGCGGGACTTCGTCGTCGACGCCGTCGCCGCACTGTCCGCGCGGGCCGACACCGTCGGCGAGGTGTACCAGCTGTGCAACCCCCACCCGCCGACGGTCGTCGGCATCCTGCGCGCGTTCGGGCGAGCGACCGGACAGACCGTCGTCCCTCTGCGCGGGACCGCGGGATGCTCGACGGCGTTGCTGGACCGACTCCCGGGCGTCGCCGAGCGATACGGCCTCGAACCGGCAGCGATGCCGTATCTCACCCACCCGACGACCTACACCGACACGAACACCCGCAGCGCGCTGTCTGGGACCGGAATCGCCTGCCCGCTGTTCGAGAGCTACGCCGACAGGCTGGTCGCCTACGCCAGCGAGCACCCCGGGATCGACGACAGTGCGATGGTGTGA